The following proteins are co-located in the Nocardioides piscis genome:
- a CDS encoding SGNH/GDSL hydrolase family protein, whose amino-acid sequence MGTAGAARKLASAAVYGGGGLSVLGAGLYGVLVAEAKLARRAIGVIADAAPPDATGWYGRGRPGPALKLALLGDSSAAGYGVDKVEDTPGAHLASGIAARADRRVHLREFAVVGAQSRDLADQIDKALPTDPDVAIILIGGNDVTHTVTPAQSVQHLAEAVRRLRDADVEVVVGTCPDLGTIKPIAPPLKQVARTWSRRLAAAQTIAVVEAGGRTVSLGDVLGPEFDAAPALLFGPDRFHPSADGYRSLAAVLVPSALAALGVAPEAEVSLEAMRGEGILPVAAAAAEAARTPGTELDGTEVSGAQRGLRGRWVELRHRRRQPASDVESPESVESDDPAGSDDTEVDPASPVA is encoded by the coding sequence GTGGGCACAGCCGGAGCAGCACGCAAGCTCGCCTCCGCCGCCGTGTATGGCGGCGGCGGCCTCTCAGTGCTGGGCGCAGGCCTCTATGGCGTGCTCGTGGCCGAGGCCAAGCTGGCCCGCCGGGCCATCGGCGTCATCGCCGACGCTGCACCCCCCGACGCGACCGGCTGGTATGGCCGCGGACGACCCGGCCCGGCCCTCAAGCTCGCGCTGCTCGGTGACTCCAGCGCGGCCGGCTATGGCGTCGACAAGGTCGAGGACACCCCGGGTGCCCACCTCGCCTCCGGAATCGCGGCCCGCGCCGACCGCCGCGTCCACCTCCGGGAGTTCGCCGTGGTCGGCGCCCAGTCGCGCGACCTCGCCGACCAGATCGACAAGGCCCTGCCCACCGACCCGGACGTGGCCATCATCCTGATCGGTGGCAACGACGTCACCCACACCGTCACCCCGGCCCAGTCGGTGCAGCACCTCGCCGAGGCCGTTCGTCGGCTGCGCGACGCAGACGTGGAGGTCGTCGTCGGCACCTGCCCCGACCTGGGCACCATCAAGCCGATCGCTCCGCCGCTCAAGCAGGTCGCCCGCACCTGGTCACGTCGGCTCGCAGCGGCCCAGACCATCGCGGTCGTCGAGGCAGGCGGGCGCACCGTGTCGCTGGGCGACGTTCTGGGCCCGGAGTTCGACGCCGCCCCGGCGCTGCTGTTCGGACCCGACCGGTTCCACCCCTCCGCCGACGGCTACCGGTCGCTCGCGGCCGTGCTCGTCCCCTCCGCGCTGGCCGCCCTCGGCGTCGCACCGGAGGCCGAGGTCTCGCTCGAGGCCATGCGCGGCGAGGGGATCCTGCCCGTCGCCGCCGCAGCGGCCGAGGCTGCCCGTACCCCCGGCACCGAGCTCGACGGCACCGAGGTCTCCGGTGCGCAGCGCGGCCTCCGCGGCCGGTGGGTGGAGCTGCGCCACCGTCGCCGCCAGCCTGCCTCCGACGTCGAGTCGCCCGAGTCCGTGGAGTCGGACGACCCCGCCGGCTCGGACGACACCGAGGTCGACCCCGCCAGTCCCGTCGCGTAG
- a CDS encoding cystathionine beta-synthase yields the protein MKYVNSLLDLIGNTPLLRLSTSLDDLGAAAGPLVLAKIEYLNPGGSVKDRIATRMIDAAEASGELQPGGTIVEPTSGNTGVGLAMVAQARGYKCVFVCPDKVSEDKRNVLKAYGAEVVVCPTAVAPEHPDSYYNVSDRLASQPGAWKPDQYSNPHNPRSHYETTGPEIWEQTDGRITHFVAGVGTGGTISGIGRYLKERNPDIQVIGADPAGSVYSGGTGRPYLVEGVGEDFWPETYDKSIADRIIEVSDADSFAFTRRLAREEALLVGGSSGMAAFAAKQLATELAAEGREDAVIVVLLPDSGRGYLTKVFNDEWLGSYGFATESDSHTRTVGEVLRGKSGQLPDLVHTHPSETVAEAVHILQEYGVSQMPVVRAEPPIVAAEVAGSVSERTLLDALFAGTAKLTDPVEEHMSAPLPTIGSTSPAREAVKMLESSDAVLVQEDGKPVGVLTRQDLLAFLARE from the coding sequence GTGAAGTATGTGAACTCGCTCCTCGACCTCATCGGCAACACCCCGCTGCTGAGGCTGTCCACCTCCCTCGACGATCTCGGGGCTGCTGCTGGTCCGCTCGTGCTCGCCAAGATCGAATACCTCAACCCCGGCGGCTCGGTGAAGGACCGCATCGCGACGCGCATGATCGACGCCGCCGAGGCGTCCGGCGAGCTGCAGCCCGGCGGCACGATCGTCGAGCCGACCTCGGGCAACACCGGCGTCGGGCTGGCGATGGTCGCGCAGGCCAGGGGCTACAAGTGCGTCTTCGTGTGCCCCGACAAGGTCAGCGAGGACAAGCGCAACGTCCTCAAGGCGTATGGCGCTGAGGTGGTCGTCTGCCCGACGGCCGTCGCTCCCGAGCACCCCGACTCCTACTACAACGTGAGCGACCGGCTGGCCTCCCAGCCGGGAGCGTGGAAGCCGGATCAGTACTCCAACCCCCACAACCCGCGCTCCCACTACGAGACCACGGGGCCGGAGATCTGGGAGCAGACCGACGGCAGGATCACGCACTTCGTCGCCGGCGTCGGCACGGGCGGCACCATCAGCGGCATCGGGCGCTACCTCAAGGAGCGCAACCCCGACATCCAGGTGATCGGCGCAGACCCGGCCGGCTCGGTCTATTCCGGAGGCACCGGCCGCCCCTATCTCGTCGAGGGGGTGGGCGAGGACTTCTGGCCCGAGACCTATGACAAGTCCATCGCCGACCGGATCATCGAGGTCTCCGACGCCGACTCGTTCGCGTTCACCCGGCGCCTGGCCCGGGAGGAGGCACTGCTGGTCGGTGGCTCGTCCGGGATGGCAGCGTTCGCGGCCAAGCAGCTTGCCACCGAGCTCGCCGCCGAGGGTCGCGAGGACGCCGTCATCGTGGTGCTGCTGCCCGACTCGGGCCGTGGCTACCTCACCAAGGTGTTCAACGACGAGTGGCTGGGCTCCTACGGCTTCGCCACCGAGAGCGACTCGCACACGCGCACCGTCGGTGAGGTGCTGCGCGGCAAGTCCGGGCAGCTGCCCGACCTGGTGCACACGCACCCCAGCGAGACGGTCGCCGAGGCGGTGCACATCCTGCAGGAGTACGGCGTCTCGCAGATGCCGGTCGTGCGGGCCGAGCCGCCGATCGTCGCCGCCGAGGTGGCCGGTTCGGTCTCCGAGCGCACCCTGCTCGACGCGCTCTTCGCCGGCACGGCCAAGCTCACCGACCCGGTGGAGGAGCACATGTCGGCGCCGCTGCCGACGATCGGCTCCACGTCGCCGGCTCGCGAAGCCGTGAAGATGCTCGAGTCGTCCGACGCCGTGCTCGTCCAGGAGGACGGCAAGCCGGTCGGTGTCCTGACCCGTCAGGACCTGCTCGCGTTCCTCGCGCGCGAGTAG